DNA from Paludisphaera mucosa:
GTCCGCTGCACGTCGTGCAACATCTGCGCGAAGGTCTGCCCGCCCCAGTGCATCTGGATGTCGCAGGCGAAGAGCCCCAAGGGGACCGTCGTCCCGCTCCCCGAGGACTTTTTCATCGACATGGACGTCTGCATGAACTGCGGCCTGTGCGCCGAGTATTGCCCGTTCGACGCGATCAAGATGGATCAGAATTTCGAGCTGGCCAACTACGAGCGGCATCAGACCCACATTTTCAGCCTCCAGGACCTCCTCGTCTCGAGCGCCTATTACTCCAAGACGCATCCCGAAGCGTGGTCCGGGGCCGAGGAGACGGCCGAGCGCGCCAAGGTCGCGAAGAAGAAGGACCAGCGGCTGCAGAAGGCCCTCGGAGGCGTCGCCAGGACGGCGGCCAAGGCGTCCCCGCAAGCCGTCGAGGCGTGACCGATCGACGCGCGGGAGGGCCTTGTCGCGACGAGTCCTCTCCCTTAAGATCAGGCGACGGGCGCATCACGAGGCCCCGTCACGTCGGCATCGCGGGGGCCGGCCGATTCCTCGCACCCGCACCTCCCTCCGCGGCGCGAGCCGCCATCGCAAGCGACATCCCGACATGATCCCCATCCGCACCCCCAAGTACACGCCCGGCGCGTCGGTCCGCGTGGTCCAGTTCGTCCGGGTCGGCCATCGCCGCTGGAAGACGCAGTTCGAAGGGGTCGTCGAGCGCGAAGGCCGCCGCCCCGTCGGCGGCATCGAGATGGGTGGCAAGGCG
Protein-coding regions in this window:
- a CDS encoding 4Fe-4S binding protein; the encoded protein is MSIGQGVLRGHWVTLSRFILTFTRDFRDGFAFKRRAGGSLLVDFFQAPARGEERVVRQDAATDGLFTVEYPEERLPVYERFRMLPVLVYDDEDGNVRCTSCNICAKVCPPQCIWMSQAKSPKGTVVPLPEDFFIDMDVCMNCGLCAEYCPFDAIKMDQNFELANYERHQTHIFSLQDLLVSSAYYSKTHPEAWSGAEETAERAKVAKKKDQRLQKALGGVARTAAKASPQAVEA